From Verrucomicrobiota bacterium, the proteins below share one genomic window:
- a CDS encoding pectate lyase: protein MEIPTPSNGDGEIRSGTTVLKNAQNGGQDVYDFENKKIGVNNTSDCDDGEDQVTVFEVEDGVTVRHLIIAGGLAAGNGIVCKGNCTLEYVYWEDVCEDAATNTKDGATMSLNHVIALHASDKVFQHNAKAGSKTIVKNSYVADFGKLWRSCGDCTANGGPRHLILDNVRVEDVNTAVAGPNQNYGDTVTITNLYVRGGYDSDSDRPRICTEYIAVTDHNGEASSVDGGASQWNTATCKVTEADVKSW from the coding sequence ATGGAAATCCCGACACCGAGCAATGGCGATGGAGAGATCCGCTCCGGCACGACCGTGCTCAAGAACGCGCAGAACGGCGGGCAGGACGTCTACGACTTCGAGAACAAGAAGATCGGCGTGAACAACACGTCCGATTGCGACGACGGTGAAGATCAGGTCACGGTGTTCGAGGTCGAGGACGGCGTGACCGTGCGCCATCTGATCATCGCGGGCGGGCTCGCGGCAGGCAACGGCATCGTCTGCAAGGGCAATTGCACGCTGGAGTACGTCTACTGGGAAGACGTATGCGAGGACGCGGCGACCAACACCAAAGACGGCGCCACCATGAGCTTGAACCATGTGATCGCCCTGCATGCGAGCGACAAGGTCTTCCAACACAACGCGAAGGCTGGCTCGAAGACGATCGTCAAGAACTCGTACGTCGCGGATTTCGGGAAGCTCTGGCGCTCCTGCGGCGACTGCACCGCGAACGGAGGACCCCGCCATCTCATCCTCGACAATGTCCGTGTCGAGGACGTCAACACAGCGGTCGCCGGGCCCAACCAGAACTATGGCGACACGGTGACGATCACCAACCTCTACGTCAGAGGCGGCTACGACTCCGACTCTGACCGTCCAAGGATCTGCACGGAGTACATCGCGGTCACCGACCACAATGGCGAGGCGAGCTCAGTGGACGGCGGGGCGAGCCAGTGGAACACGGCCACCTGCAAGGTGACCGAGGCCGATGTGAAGAGCTGGTAG
- the cysK gene encoding cysteine synthase A, with protein sequence MLTNNILDLIGNTPLIQLGSEPIYAKAEFLNPGGSIKDRVAVAMLEGAERDGRLRPDSIIVEPTSGNTGIGLALVGRLKGYRVIIVMPEGMSQERKKLIRALGAELVLTPDGESIPGAVRRAERMVADDPRMFMPNQFGNPDNPRVHYQETAHELWRQMTGNVSCFVAGIGSGGTLQGVGQFLREHKPDVRIVAVEPKNVSALLGHEPGLHQIQGIGDGFVPAVLDVKLVDDIIEVTDEDAIETTRQLGRDYGLLVGISSGANVWAARQARERCQGSIATILPDRAERYFSTALL encoded by the coding sequence ATGCTCACGAACAACATCCTGGATCTCATCGGCAACACCCCGCTCATTCAGCTCGGCAGCGAGCCCATCTACGCGAAAGCCGAGTTCTTGAACCCCGGCGGAAGCATCAAGGATCGTGTGGCCGTGGCCATGCTCGAAGGCGCCGAGCGCGACGGCCGTCTGCGTCCCGATTCGATCATCGTCGAGCCTACGTCGGGCAACACGGGCATCGGCCTCGCCCTGGTAGGGCGACTCAAGGGCTACCGAGTCATCATCGTGATGCCCGAAGGCATGAGCCAGGAGCGCAAGAAGCTGATCCGGGCGCTCGGCGCGGAGCTCGTGCTCACGCCGGACGGCGAGTCCATTCCCGGGGCCGTGCGTCGTGCCGAACGGATGGTTGCGGACGACCCGCGCATGTTCATGCCGAACCAATTCGGGAATCCGGACAACCCTCGCGTGCATTACCAGGAGACGGCGCACGAGCTGTGGCGACAGATGACCGGGAATGTCAGCTGCTTCGTCGCGGGCATCGGCAGCGGAGGCACGCTGCAGGGCGTGGGTCAGTTTTTACGCGAGCACAAGCCGGACGTGCGAATCGTCGCCGTGGAGCCGAAGAACGTATCCGCGCTGCTCGGACACGAGCCGGGGTTGCACCAAATCCAGGGCATCGGTGACGGATTCGTCCCCGCGGTGCTCGACGTCAAGCTGGTCGACGATATCATCGAGGTGACGGACGAGGACGCCATCGAGACCACTCGCCAGCTCGGTCGAGACTACGGGCTCTTGGTCGGGATTTCTTCGGGCGCCAACGTCTGGGCGGCTCGACAGGCGCGCGAGCGCTGCCAGGGCAGCATCGCGACGATTCTGCCGGACCGCGCAGAGCGTTACTTCAGTACGGCGCTGCTCTGA